A DNA window from Bradyrhizobium sp. CCBAU 53421 contains the following coding sequences:
- a CDS encoding ThiF family adenylyltransferase, with product MWWYLSDLARFRSERIGLDTLASDVAWLAPVGWRTDDSKKLIYDADIVIGARTFPVYLIYPESFPHTPPSVFPRGDASLWSNHQFGPGGELCLEYGPDNWTSDRTGRQMLESAHRLLSTENPPTGDRKDVPSRHDVSLGQTLRATTFRLLITRSLESFFANVEAGTKLKANMLVLYRGQSNVYIVDKITLPDGTVWQNQDVPPTLGRETFERTIGLRRLADGQSLPPINDVAEFKMAATALGFEADDTTLIMLKGKAAYGFIVLDKSVVPISAIGPEPQARRLDEAYACLRAKRIAIVGCGSLGSKIAAMLARAGVSDFYLIDDDLLQPDNLVRNDLDWRDVGTHKADAVAERIRNVNPAAEVYFRQIRLAGQESSGSADAALSSLVRRDLFIDATANPNVFNLMSAIAESAERPMIWAEVFGGGFGGLIARYRPGTEPNPQLMRRAVENWFGERHHKPARAGRDYATGGEGPVLVADDADVTSIAASATRLTIDTLIGRDPSYFPFSAYVLGLAPEPGLFTQAFETYPIEMSGAPAPEPKPGLTPDEIGLEVAEIVKIFSPK from the coding sequence ATGTGGTGGTACCTTTCTGACCTCGCACGGTTCAGAAGTGAAAGGATTGGCCTTGATACGTTGGCCAGTGATGTCGCCTGGCTCGCGCCAGTGGGCTGGCGAACCGACGATTCAAAGAAGCTGATTTATGACGCTGATATCGTGATCGGCGCGCGGACCTTCCCGGTCTATCTCATCTATCCAGAGAGTTTTCCGCACACGCCCCCGTCCGTCTTTCCGCGCGGCGACGCGTCGCTTTGGTCCAATCACCAGTTCGGTCCCGGCGGTGAACTCTGCCTCGAATATGGACCGGATAACTGGACAAGCGATAGAACGGGCAGGCAAATGCTCGAAAGCGCTCATCGACTGTTGTCGACGGAAAATCCTCCAACCGGTGATCGGAAAGATGTGCCTTCAAGGCATGATGTCTCGCTTGGTCAGACCCTACGCGCCACCACGTTCCGACTGTTGATCACCCGTTCGTTGGAAAGCTTCTTCGCGAACGTCGAGGCCGGGACCAAACTGAAAGCCAACATGCTCGTGCTCTACCGTGGGCAGAGCAACGTATATATCGTCGACAAGATAACGCTGCCCGATGGAACGGTTTGGCAAAACCAGGACGTGCCGCCGACTCTCGGCCGAGAGACGTTCGAGCGAACCATAGGGTTACGTCGGCTTGCTGATGGTCAATCCCTGCCGCCGATCAACGATGTCGCGGAGTTCAAAATGGCGGCAACCGCGCTTGGGTTCGAAGCCGATGACACGACGCTGATCATGCTGAAGGGCAAGGCGGCTTATGGATTCATCGTACTGGACAAATCGGTGGTTCCAATCTCGGCGATTGGACCGGAACCGCAGGCTCGTCGATTGGACGAGGCTTACGCGTGTTTGCGTGCTAAGCGCATTGCTATTGTTGGGTGCGGCTCGCTGGGAAGTAAAATCGCTGCAATGCTCGCAAGAGCGGGGGTAAGCGACTTCTATCTGATCGACGATGACCTGTTGCAGCCTGACAATTTGGTACGCAACGACCTCGACTGGCGCGATGTGGGTACGCACAAGGCAGACGCTGTCGCAGAACGTATTCGCAACGTCAACCCGGCGGCTGAGGTGTACTTTCGGCAGATTCGTCTTGCGGGACAGGAGTCGAGTGGAAGCGCCGACGCTGCTTTGTCATCGCTGGTGCGACGAGATTTGTTCATTGATGCGACGGCCAATCCGAACGTCTTCAATCTAATGTCGGCGATAGCTGAAAGCGCGGAGCGGCCGATGATCTGGGCTGAGGTGTTCGGAGGAGGGTTTGGTGGATTGATTGCTCGATATCGGCCGGGAACTGAGCCTAACCCTCAACTGATGCGGCGAGCCGTAGAGAACTGGTTTGGCGAACGACATCACAAGCCCGCGCGCGCTGGCCGAGACTATGCAACCGGTGGAGAAGGTCCAGTGCTTGTTGCGGATGATGCAGATGTGACGAGTATCGCCGCTTCGGCAACACGGCTCACGATTGATACCTTGATTGGCCGAGATCCGTCCTACTTTCCGTTTTCGGCCTATGTCCTGGGTCTGGCGCCGGAGCCAGGCCTGTTTACCCAAGCCTTCGAGACCTATCCAATCGAGATGAGCGGTGCCCCGGCGCCTGAGCCCAAGCCGGGACTCACGCCCGATGAGATCGGTTTGGAAGTCGCCGAAATCGTGAAGATATTCTCGCCCAAATGA
- a CDS encoding transcriptional regulator, translated as MAGRNWNKDRATKRIDAKIDALKDIEIKEYVRDTNLANLSSTVAYRVDGVHLYADILNMKDMLAVTEIEGETCHKRTLRFLNLHYRAAYRIIARVDAILVDFHNQRLHSVVTKPYDGEAKRVHRAVATGQLIIDVLAQTGEDADHPAAKVRIGIDTGKALAVNNGRRGHREPLFLGEPANHAAKRAGGGTATGIYLTNTARKAIGLAEVTSVDSSPLTTAEIEKSQNEAKLEVTAADIVKEWQEDLKSNPIGAFEFSGHTPPYATLDIESLSAKNSRRQEAATVYGDLDGFTKYVGANIVTDDGAKHVVRTLHVLRSELDAVLHEDFQGHKVRFIGDCIHGLLVEGTAQTTDTQETISNMTLCAGAMRSSFNVALKRLKEKGTDASSLGLAIGFEFGPMNVTRLGMKGDLIRCSVSRGVLAAESEQSRCTGRQTAIGKVAYAKSTHGVHALFGDARVRTDLDYETAVNEMAGKDDKSARASKAMAASSLLQPPSAAAQPFSFPNRPTGPAKPDGFA; from the coding sequence ATGGCAGGCCGCAATTGGAACAAGGATCGGGCGACAAAGCGTATTGACGCAAAGATCGATGCGCTCAAGGACATCGAGATCAAGGAGTATGTCCGAGACACCAATCTCGCCAACTTGTCCAGCACAGTCGCCTATCGCGTGGATGGCGTTCATCTCTATGCTGACATTCTCAATATGAAGGACATGTTGGCTGTCACCGAGATCGAAGGCGAGACGTGCCACAAGCGGACGCTCAGGTTTCTGAATTTGCACTACAGGGCGGCTTACCGGATCATTGCCCGGGTAGATGCCATTCTGGTCGACTTCCACAATCAGCGCCTGCATTCGGTGGTGACAAAACCATACGACGGCGAAGCCAAACGGGTTCATCGTGCGGTGGCGACAGGCCAATTGATCATCGATGTGTTAGCGCAGACCGGCGAAGACGCGGATCACCCGGCGGCGAAGGTTCGGATTGGTATCGACACGGGAAAAGCTCTTGCGGTTAACAACGGTCGCCGCGGTCACCGTGAACCGCTGTTTCTCGGCGAGCCTGCAAACCACGCGGCCAAGCGGGCGGGTGGCGGGACGGCAACAGGCATCTACCTCACCAACACCGCGCGCAAGGCAATCGGCCTCGCGGAAGTGACTAGCGTCGATAGCTCGCCCCTCACGACGGCCGAGATCGAAAAAAGCCAAAACGAGGCAAAGCTGGAGGTTACGGCTGCCGACATCGTCAAGGAGTGGCAGGAGGACTTGAAGAGCAATCCTATCGGCGCGTTCGAGTTTTCGGGCCACACTCCGCCGTACGCCACGCTGGATATTGAAAGCCTGTCGGCCAAAAATTCGCGCCGTCAGGAAGCCGCAACGGTCTATGGCGATCTGGACGGCTTCACGAAGTATGTTGGCGCGAACATCGTGACCGATGACGGTGCTAAGCATGTCGTGCGCACGCTTCACGTCCTGCGGTCTGAGCTGGACGCGGTGCTGCACGAGGACTTCCAGGGTCACAAAGTGCGTTTCATTGGCGACTGTATTCACGGTCTCTTGGTGGAGGGAACGGCGCAGACGACCGACACCCAAGAAACCATCAGCAATATGACCTTATGTGCCGGCGCGATGCGCAGCAGCTTCAATGTGGCACTAAAGCGGTTGAAGGAAAAAGGTACCGATGCGTCTAGCCTCGGCTTAGCGATCGGGTTCGAGTTTGGCCCGATGAACGTCACTCGGCTGGGAATGAAGGGCGATCTTATTCGCTGTTCCGTCAGCCGCGGCGTCCTGGCTGCAGAAAGTGAACAATCGCGGTGTACAGGCAGACAGACAGCTATCGGAAAGGTGGCCTACGCAAAGTCCACACATGGTGTGCACGCCCTTTTTGGTGACGCCCGGGTCCGTACCGACCTCGACTATGAGACTGCCGTCAACGAAATGGCTGGCAAGGATGACAAGTCCGCGCGTGCATCGAAGGCCATGGCCGCATCAAGCCTGCTTCAGCCGCCCTCGGCCGCAGCTCAGCCCTTCAGCTTTCCGAACCGTCCGACGGGGCCGGCCAAGCCCGATGGGTTTGCCTGA